From one Garra rufa unplaced genomic scaffold, GarRuf1.0 hap1_unplaced_725, whole genome shotgun sequence genomic stretch:
- the naa20 gene encoding N-alpha-acetyltransferase 20 — protein MTTLRAFTCDDLFKFNNINLDPLTETYGIPFYLQYLAHWPEYFIVAEAPGGELMGYIMGKAEGSVAREEWHGHVTALSVAPEFRRLGLAAKLMEMLEEISERKGGFFVDLFVRVSNQVAVNMYKQLGYSVYRTVIEYYSASNGEPDEDAYDMRKALSRDTEKKSIIPLPHPVRPEDIE, from the exons TAATCTGGACCCCCTGACAGAAACC TATGGAATCCCCTTCTATCTTCAGTATTTGGCTCACTGGCCAGAGTACTTCATAGTAGCAGAGGCTCCAGGCGGTGAACTGATGGGCTACA TCATGGGAAAGGCAGAGGGGTCCGTCGCTAGAGAGGAGTGGCACGGGCACGTCACCGCTCTCTCTGTGGCACCGGAGTTCAGACGGCTGGGTCTGGCTGCCAAACTCATGGAGATGTTAGAGGAGATCTCAGAAAG GAAGGGTGGATTCTTTGTGGATCTCTTTGTGCGAGTTTCCAATCAAGTGGCTGTGAATATGTACAAACAGCTCGGCTACAGCGTGTACAGAACCGTTATAGAGTATTACTCTGCCAGTAACGGTGAACCGGATGAAGATGCATATG ATATGAGGAAGGCATTATCAAGAGACACAGAGAAGAAATCCATAATCCCGTTACCACATCCAGTCCGCCCAGAAGACATTGAATAA